One Paroedura picta isolate Pp20150507F chromosome 3, Ppicta_v3.0, whole genome shotgun sequence genomic window carries:
- the LOC143831201 gene encoding uncharacterized protein LOC143831201 has product MISLFLCPATQSPSKMGKAPEREEEEEGPSTSGQAAAETMEARLRAMEARVTALEAEVAELKGELEQQRQQREAEELKKKEDEEVFQRKVRGTVGRLCRRVRALEGAGEGSGGT; this is encoded by the exons atgatttctctttttctttgcccagccacacaatcaccatccaagatgggaaaagcacctgagcgtgaggaggaggaagaggggccttccacctcaggacaggctgcag cagaaactatggaggcaaggctgcgtgccatggaggcaagggtgactgccttagaggccgaagtggcagagctcaaaggggagttagagcagcaaaggcagcagagggaggcggaagaac ttaagaagaaggaggacgaagaggtcttccagcgcaaagttagggggaccgtgggacggctgtgcaggagagtgagggcgctggaaggggctggggaggggagcggtgggacctaa